One region of Camelina sativa cultivar DH55 chromosome 6, Cs, whole genome shotgun sequence genomic DNA includes:
- the LOC104699456 gene encoding LOB domain-containing protein 19-like → MNQSTFQDLSPSYIFNVYEFMWGYLYIHYTETYIDXRLPLHKRFDAVITLCYEAMARLRDPVYGSVGHLFSLQHQVMNLQAELAHVQARLSTFQHFPLQSPQLPSIDLAHNNVYPMEQPSNLDSAWEEEHLPQGGIEDGEFQELAMQYISRYLPAVKLPAGT, encoded by the exons ATGAATCAGTCGACATTTCAAGATCTCTCTCCTTCCTACATTTTCAATGTCTATGAGTTCATGTGGGGATATCTATACATACAT TATACAGAAACTTACATTGACNTGAGATTGCCTTTGCACAAGCGATTTGACGCAGTGATCACGCTCTGTTACGAGGCCATGGCTAGGCTTCGTGATCCTGTTTATGGCTCTGTTGgccatctcttctctcttcagcACCAG GTGATGAATCTACAAGCAGAGCTTGCTCATGTTCAAGCTCGTCTTTCAACATTTCAGCACTTTCCTCTACAGTCGCCACAGCTGCCGTCTATCGATCTTGCGCATAACAATGTATATCCGATGGAACAGCCGAGTAACTTGGATAGTGCGTGGGAAGAAGAACATTTACCTCAAGGTGGAATTGAAGATGGGGAATTCCAAGAACTGGCGATGCAGTACATCTCAAGGTACTTACCAGCGGTCAAACTTCCGGCTGGCACTTAG